In a single window of the Streptacidiphilus sp. P02-A3a genome:
- a CDS encoding Tex family protein, whose amino-acid sequence MTLHNASIQQTIAEELGVRAGQVQAAVELLDGGATVPFIARYRKEATGELDDAQLRTLEERLRYLRELEERRTAILESVRGQGKLDEALEAQIRAADSKARLEDIYLPYKPKRRTKAMIAREAGLEPLADLLLGDPGRDPQTEAAAFLNENVADAAAALDGARSILVERFGEDADLIGALRERMWGRGRLAAAVRGGKETEGAKFSDYFDFAEPFVKLPSHRVLAMFRGEKEDVLDLTLEPYSDEADAEAPGGYEARIANRFEIADRGRPGDRWLLDTVRWAWRTRILVHLGIDLRLRLRTEAEDEAVRVFAANLRDLLLAAPAGTRATLGLDPGFRTGVKVAVVDDTGKVVAHDTIHPHVPANRWDESIATLAKLCAAHRVDLIAIGNGTASRETDKLAGDLIKRHPELGLTKAVVSEAGASVYSASAYASQELPELNVSIRGAVSIARRLQDPLAELVKIDPKSIGVGQYQHDLSEAKLSRSLDAVVEDCVNGVGVDVNTASAPLLTRVSGITAGLAENIVAHRDANGPFRTRKGLKDVARLGPKAFEQCAGFLRIPGGDDPLDSSSVHPEAYPVVRRILAQTGGELRTLIGNGGVLRGLRPAAFADETFGVPTVTDILRELEKPGRDPRPAFRTAAFKEGVEKLSDLEPGMLLEGTVTNVAAFGAFVDIGVHQDGLVHVSALSKTFVKDPREVVKSGDIVRVKVLDVDIPRKRISLTLRLDDEAQPAARSGQRPDRGQERGQEQRPPRQPQGQQPQQGQGRSGGGRQQQGQQPSRAPRPRGGDTGGGGAMADALRRAGLG is encoded by the coding sequence GTGACCCTTCACAATGCGTCCATCCAGCAGACCATCGCCGAAGAACTCGGCGTCAGAGCCGGACAGGTGCAGGCCGCCGTCGAACTGCTCGACGGCGGGGCCACCGTGCCCTTCATCGCCCGCTACCGCAAGGAGGCCACCGGCGAGCTCGACGACGCCCAGCTGCGCACCCTGGAGGAGCGGCTGCGCTACCTGCGCGAGCTGGAGGAGCGCCGTACCGCGATCCTGGAGTCGGTCCGCGGTCAGGGCAAGCTGGACGAGGCGCTGGAGGCGCAGATCCGAGCCGCCGACTCCAAGGCCCGGCTGGAGGACATCTACCTCCCCTACAAGCCCAAGCGCCGCACCAAGGCGATGATCGCCCGCGAGGCCGGTCTGGAGCCGCTGGCGGACCTGCTGCTGGGCGACCCGGGACGGGACCCGCAGACCGAGGCCGCCGCCTTCCTGAACGAGAACGTCGCCGACGCCGCCGCGGCGCTCGACGGCGCCCGCTCGATCCTGGTCGAGCGCTTCGGCGAGGACGCCGACCTGATCGGCGCGCTGCGCGAGCGGATGTGGGGCCGAGGCCGCCTGGCCGCCGCCGTGCGCGGGGGCAAGGAGACCGAGGGGGCGAAGTTCTCCGACTACTTCGACTTCGCCGAGCCCTTCGTGAAGCTCCCCTCGCACCGGGTGCTGGCGATGTTCCGGGGCGAGAAGGAGGACGTCCTCGACCTGACCCTGGAGCCCTACAGCGACGAGGCCGACGCCGAGGCCCCCGGCGGCTACGAGGCCCGGATCGCCAACCGCTTCGAGATCGCGGACCGGGGCCGCCCCGGCGACCGCTGGCTGCTGGACACCGTCCGCTGGGCCTGGCGCACCCGGATCCTGGTCCACCTCGGCATCGACCTGCGGCTGCGACTGCGCACCGAGGCGGAGGACGAGGCGGTGCGGGTGTTCGCGGCGAACCTGCGCGACCTGCTGCTGGCCGCGCCCGCCGGGACCCGCGCCACCCTGGGCCTGGACCCGGGCTTCCGCACCGGCGTCAAGGTCGCCGTGGTCGACGACACCGGCAAGGTCGTCGCCCACGACACCATCCACCCGCACGTCCCGGCCAACCGCTGGGACGAGTCGATCGCCACCCTGGCCAAGCTCTGCGCCGCGCACCGGGTGGACCTGATCGCCATCGGCAACGGCACCGCCTCGCGGGAGACCGACAAGCTCGCGGGCGACCTGATCAAGCGCCACCCGGAGCTGGGACTCACCAAGGCCGTGGTCTCGGAGGCCGGCGCGTCCGTCTACTCCGCCTCCGCCTACGCCTCGCAGGAGCTGCCGGAGCTCAACGTCTCGATCCGCGGCGCGGTCTCCATCGCCCGGCGGCTGCAGGACCCGCTGGCCGAGCTGGTGAAGATCGACCCCAAGTCGATCGGCGTCGGCCAGTACCAGCACGACCTGTCCGAGGCCAAGCTGTCGCGCTCGCTCGACGCCGTGGTCGAGGACTGCGTCAACGGCGTCGGCGTGGACGTCAACACCGCCTCCGCGCCGCTGCTCACCCGGGTCTCCGGGATCACCGCCGGACTGGCCGAGAACATCGTGGCGCACCGCGACGCCAACGGCCCGTTCCGGACCCGCAAGGGCCTGAAGGACGTGGCCCGGCTCGGCCCCAAGGCGTTCGAGCAGTGCGCGGGCTTCCTGCGGATCCCCGGCGGCGACGACCCGCTGGACAGCTCCAGCGTCCACCCCGAGGCCTACCCGGTGGTGCGCCGGATCCTGGCGCAGACCGGCGGCGAGCTGAGGACGCTGATCGGCAACGGCGGGGTGCTCCGCGGCCTGCGCCCGGCGGCCTTCGCCGACGAGACCTTCGGGGTGCCGACGGTCACCGACATCCTGCGGGAGCTGGAGAAGCCGGGCCGCGACCCGCGTCCGGCCTTCCGCACGGCGGCCTTCAAGGAGGGCGTCGAGAAGCTGTCCGACCTGGAGCCCGGCATGCTGCTGGAGGGGACGGTCACCAACGTCGCCGCGTTCGGCGCGTTCGTCGACATCGGGGTCCACCAGGACGGCCTGGTGCACGTCTCGGCGCTGTCGAAGACCTTCGTCAAGGACCCGCGCGAGGTGGTGAAGTCCGGTGACATCGTCCGGGTGAAGGTGCTGGACGTGGACATCCCGCGCAAGCGGATCTCGCTGACGCTGCGACTGGACGACGAGGCGCAGCCCGCCGCGCGTTCGGGCCAGCGGCCGGACCGCGGGCAGGAGCGCGGCCAGGAGCAGCGCCCGCCCCGGCAGCCGCAGGGCCAGCAGCCGCAGCAGGGGCAGGGCCGTTCGGGCGGTGGCCGCCAGCAGCAGGGCCAGCAGCCGTCGCGCGCGCCCCGGCCCCGGGGCGGCGACACCGGTGGCGGCGGCGCGATGGCCGACGCGCTGCGGCGGGCCGGACTGGGCTGA
- a CDS encoding thioesterase family protein gives MTMTPVEQVSGRDAAPDSEFDRGSAVVEREGAPGVYDAELDPGWRIGGGINGGLLLALAARALSRHLGDGTGHVDPVSISGYYLSASRPGPAEVHAETVRGGRTLSTGTARLVQRDEDGSPVERLRVLASYGDLAAAEGEVRTSAAPPLMPPPDQCISTEHAPPQFLAQADLLHRLDLRLDPASVGWALGEPSGEGRIQGWLRLADGRLPDPLMLLLAVDALPPVTFDLGLFGWTPTIELTAHVRARPVPGWLRVVHSTRNLAGGYLEEDAEVWDESGRLVAQSRQLAAVPRPS, from the coding sequence ATGACGATGACACCGGTTGAGCAGGTCTCCGGCCGCGACGCCGCCCCAGACTCCGAGTTCGACCGGGGGTCGGCCGTGGTGGAGCGCGAGGGCGCCCCCGGCGTCTACGACGCGGAGCTCGACCCGGGGTGGCGCATCGGCGGCGGGATCAACGGCGGCCTGCTGCTGGCGCTCGCCGCCCGGGCGCTGTCCCGGCACCTCGGCGACGGCACCGGCCACGTCGACCCGGTCTCGATCAGCGGCTACTACCTCAGCGCCTCCCGTCCCGGCCCGGCCGAGGTGCACGCCGAGACCGTCCGCGGCGGACGCACGCTGTCCACCGGTACCGCCCGGCTCGTCCAGCGGGACGAGGACGGCAGCCCCGTCGAGCGGCTGCGGGTGCTCGCCTCCTACGGCGACCTGGCCGCGGCCGAGGGGGAGGTGCGCACCAGCGCCGCCCCGCCGCTGATGCCGCCGCCGGACCAGTGCATCAGCACCGAGCACGCCCCGCCCCAGTTCCTGGCCCAGGCCGACCTGCTGCACCGGCTCGACCTGCGGCTCGACCCGGCCAGTGTCGGCTGGGCGCTCGGCGAGCCCAGCGGCGAGGGCCGGATCCAGGGCTGGCTGCGGCTCGCCGACGGACGCCTCCCCGACCCGCTGATGCTGCTGCTCGCGGTGGACGCGCTGCCGCCGGTCACCTTCGACCTGGGCCTGTTCGGCTGGACCCCGACCATCGAGCTCACCGCCCACGTCCGGGCCAGGCCGGTGCCCGGCTGGCTGCGGGTGGTCCACTCGACCCGCAACCTCGCGGGCGGCTACCTGGAGGAGGACGCCGAGGTCTGGGACGAGTCCGGCCGCCTGGTCGCCCAGTCCCGCCAGCTCGCCGCGGTGCCCCGCCCCAGCTGA